A genomic region of Cryptococcus gattii WM276 chromosome F, complete sequence contains the following coding sequences:
- a CDS encoding MFS transporter, putative (Similar to SGTC gene model, INSD accession EAL20599.1): protein MSNSLPDIESADNRPWPADDKYEIEHLDKIKPVPEVVVNDQEAAGYIDPTLIITEEENTRMRRKIHRRILPLICLGYLCQALDKGTLTSASIMGWIDDVGAVGQDYSLTGTLLWCGIIFGEPLANQCVRRLPLRQLLVGGIVVWSGLLFGLGFSLSIPPVFAIRFLLGFFESLVGPTLIALTVQWYRVDEQPFVTSIWQSMLCISVAISNLLAYGFYHIKDGVLHSWQWLHITIALVSFISAALIYIFLPDSPTKARWASEHEKKLLVERVRSNNQGLKQKHWNSGQAREAFTDLFTYCLFFLCFFNCLVVGGINTFSGLLITNAFGFSALNAQLLSIPIGVMGIISFLLIGWFIKKTNETCLCMVGFTIPNIAGTIVLLTVEQSDKTKGGLVAAFYIMQLFGACYPAVLMLLSRNSAGQTKKSITYAVTFIGWSSGNAIAPQVFQSKWAPRYLHSLHIHLALYGCFVITALLTRTLLWRRNKKRLAEKEARRAAEGDEFIENLHAFEVGAAAFFR from the exons ATGAGCAATTCCCTCCCAGATATCGAGTCAGCGGACAACCGCCCATGGCCAGCAGACGACAAGTATGAGATCGAACATCTGGACAAGATCAAGCCTGTACCCGAAGTCGTTGTGAACGATCAAGAGGCGGCGGGCTACATTGACCCCACGCTCATCATTACCGAGGAGGAAAACACTCGAATGAGGCGCAAGATCCATCGCCG TATCCTTCCATTGATCTGTCTTGGTTACTTATGCCAGGCCCTCGACAAA GGAACCTTGACGTCCGCTTCCATCATGGGCTGGATCGACGATGTCGGCGCTGTCGGGCAGGACTACAGCTTGACGGGTACTCTTCTTTGGTGCGGTATCATCTTTGGCGAGCCTCTA GCAAATCAATGTGTGCGACGACTCCCCCTACGTCAACTCTTGGTTGGTGGCATTGTGGTCTGGAGTGGG CTCCTCTTCGGTCTCGGtttctccctctccatACCGCCCGTGTTCGCCATCCGTTTCCTCCTCGGCTTCTTTGAGTCGCTTGTCGGGCCTACCCTTATCGCTT TGACGGTCCAATGGTACCGCGTCGACGAGCAGCCTTTTGTCACCTCAATCTGGCAGTCTATGCTCTGTATTAGCGTGGCTATCAGCAATCTTCTTGCT TATGGCTTCTACCACATCAAGGATGGAGTGCTACACAGCTGGCAGTGGCTACACATCACCATCGCGCTCGTCAGCTTCATCTCCGCCG CCCTGATCTATATTTTCCTTCCCGACTCGCCCACCAAAGCGCGCTGGGCCTCGGAGCACGAGAAAAAGCTCCTCGTCGAGCGCGTGCGTTCCAATAACCAGGGTCTCAAGCAGAAGCATTGGAACTCGGGACAGGCGCGTGAGGCATTTACTGACTTGTTCACATACTGCCTATTCTTCCTGTGCTTCTTTAACTGTCTGGTGGTGGGAGGAATCAACACATTTTCGGGGCTGCTGATCACTAATGCTTTTGGGTTCTCG GCGCTCAACGCGCAACTGCTAAGTATTCCCATTGGCGTCATGGGTATCATCagcttcctcctcattGG CTGGTTCATAAAGAAGACCAACGAGACATGCCTCTGCATGGTCGGCTTCACCATCCCCAACATTGCAGGCACCATCGTGCTCCTCACTGTTGAGCAGAGCGACAAGACCAAAGGTGGGCTTGTGGCGGCTTTCTATATTATGCAGCTTTTCGGGGCG TGCTATCCCGCGGTATTGATGTTGCTCTCGCGTAACTCGGCGGGCCAGACGAAGAAAAGTATCACCTACGCCGTCACAT TCATCGGGTGGTCCAGCGGTAACGCCATTGCCCCACAGGTCTTCCAGTCCAAATGGGCGCCTCGGTACTTGCACAGTCTGCACATCCACCTCGCGTTGT ACGGCTGTTTTGTAATCACTGCCCTGCTCACGCGCACCCTCCTCTGGCGGCGCAACAAGAAGAGGCTCGCAGAGAAGGAGGCGCGCCGCGCTGCTGAAGGAGACGAATTTATCGAAAATCTGCATGCTTTCGAGGTAGGTGCAGCTGCCTTCTTTCGGTGA
- a CDS encoding Hypothetical protein (Similar to SGTC gene model, INSD accession EAL20600.1; CNBE5200) codes for MPDLWRDDNLDEHYLVIIDNLMNLDMLYEATELTGDPKYAHVATHQAEKSLNSHVRPDYTTYHVVDFNQDGSIKKCMTHQGYADESTWSRGQSWAIYGYAQCALRTGRKDFLETACKLADKFFELLPESGVPWWDFDAPKPCPYDASASAVTACGLLMLYRLLRPTNPLAAEQYLIKSFKLVDDLMRECRTGKATLQGDRVVWGEGGWETILEHSTINGNELATKRLLDHGLVYADFYFMQYGNELLKLRQEAN; via the exons ATGCCCGACCTCTGGAGGGATGACAACCTTGACGAGCACTACCTCGTTATCATTGACAACCTT ATGAACTTGGACATGCTGTACGAAGCCACCGAGCTCACCGGCGACCCCAAGTATGCGCACGTCGCGACGCACCAAGCCGAAAAGTCGCTGAACAGCCATGTCCGGCCTGACTATACGACATATCACGTTGTCGACTTTAACCAAGATGGGAGCATTAAGAAGTGCATGACGCATCAAG GCTACGCGGACGAGTCGACGTGGTCGCGGGGCCAATCGTGGGCTATCTACGGGTACGCCCAATGTG CTCTTCGCACCGGCCGCAAAGACTTTCTAGAGACCGCATGCAAGCTCGCCGACAAATTCTTCGAGCTTCTGCCCGAGTCGGGCGTCCCATGGTG GGACTTTGACGCTCCCAAGCCCTGCCCATACGACGCCTCTGCTAGCGCCGTTACGGCCTGCGGCCTGCTCATGCTCTACCGCTTGCTTCGACCCACCAATCCGCTCGCGGCGGAGCAATATCTCATCAAGTCGTTCAAGCTCGTCGACGACCTGATGCGGGAGTGCAGGACGGGGAAGGCGACGCTGCAAGGAGACCGAGTGGTCTGGGGGGAGGGTGGGTGGGAGACGATTTTGGAG CACTCGACGATTAACGGAAACGAACTCGCCACAAAGAGGCTCCTTGATCACGGCCTTGTCT ACGCGGACTTTTACTTTATGCAGTACGGAAATGAACTCCTGAAGCTACGCCAGGAGGCAAACTAG